In Myxococcus guangdongensis, one genomic interval encodes:
- a CDS encoding iron ABC transporter substrate-binding protein → MMRRLLLTLLLSVSSTAMAAETLTVYSGRNEKLVGPLLKKFTEKTGIEVKVRYGETPQLAATLLEEGDKTPADVFFAQDAGALGALSNAGRLQALPKATLDKVDARFRSPTGQWVGVSGRARVAAYNTKKVKAADLPDSILGYTDAKWKGRLGWAPTNASFQAFVTALRLLKGEDAAKQWLQGIQANGVRVYKNNAAIVEALGRGEIDAGFVNHYYLYAAKKSNAELPVANDFSVAGDPGALVNVAGVAILKESKKQDAARKFSAWLLENDAQAYFSQETHEYPLVAGVKTAQDLPALSKVGSPELDLSKLDDLRGTVKLLQDTGVL, encoded by the coding sequence ATGATGCGTCGACTCCTACTGACCCTGTTGTTGTCCGTGTCCTCCACCGCGATGGCGGCGGAGACGCTCACCGTCTACTCCGGCCGCAACGAGAAGCTCGTGGGGCCCCTGCTCAAGAAGTTCACCGAGAAGACCGGCATCGAGGTGAAGGTGCGCTACGGCGAGACGCCGCAGCTGGCCGCCACGCTGCTGGAGGAGGGCGACAAGACGCCCGCGGACGTGTTCTTCGCGCAGGACGCGGGCGCGCTCGGCGCGCTGAGCAACGCGGGCCGTCTGCAGGCGCTGCCCAAGGCCACGCTCGACAAGGTGGACGCGCGCTTCCGCTCGCCGACAGGCCAGTGGGTGGGCGTCAGCGGCCGCGCGCGCGTGGCCGCGTACAACACCAAGAAGGTGAAGGCCGCGGACCTGCCCGACAGCATCCTGGGTTACACGGATGCGAAGTGGAAGGGCCGGCTGGGCTGGGCGCCCACCAACGCGTCCTTCCAGGCCTTCGTCACCGCGCTGCGGCTGCTCAAGGGCGAGGACGCGGCGAAGCAGTGGCTCCAGGGCATCCAGGCCAACGGCGTGCGCGTGTACAAGAACAACGCCGCCATCGTCGAGGCGCTGGGCCGCGGTGAAATCGACGCGGGCTTCGTCAACCACTACTACCTGTACGCCGCGAAGAAGAGCAACGCGGAGCTGCCGGTGGCCAACGACTTCTCCGTGGCGGGCGACCCGGGCGCGCTGGTGAACGTGGCGGGCGTGGCCATCCTGAAGGAGTCGAAGAAGCAGGACGCGGCGCGCAAGTTCTCCGCGTGGCTCCTGGAGAACGACGCCCAGGCGTACTTCTCCCAGGAGACGCACGAGTATCCGCTGGTGGCCGGCGTGAAGACGGCGCAGGACCTGCCGGCGCTGTCCAAGGTCGGCTCGCCGGAGCTGGACCTGTCGAAGCTCGACGACCTGCGCGGCACGGTGAAGCTGCTGCAGGACACCGGCGTCCTGTAG
- a CDS encoding nuclear transport factor 2 family protein, whose translation MPRFIAAVPVVVLLSSASVFAQSAKPPPVAPKPPAAPSPMKLAAERTQAALQQHPPGRSEDVKTQEALLAALYDVISGPAGKARDWQRFRSLFYPGAQMASVNRTKPGGLPGVSPITPDDYVAWGETFFKTHGFFEKETHRQMYGYGDLVNVLSAYEAREAPEGAVLTKGVNNIQLVFDGQRWWVLHISWTDEKAAGAPVPATFTRK comes from the coding sequence ATGCCCCGCTTCATCGCCGCGGTCCCCGTCGTGGTCCTGCTGAGCTCCGCCTCCGTTTTCGCGCAGTCCGCGAAGCCGCCCCCCGTCGCGCCCAAGCCGCCCGCCGCGCCCAGCCCGATGAAGCTCGCGGCGGAGCGCACCCAGGCGGCGCTCCAGCAACATCCCCCCGGCAGGTCGGAGGACGTGAAGACGCAGGAGGCGCTGCTCGCCGCGCTCTATGACGTCATCAGCGGTCCCGCCGGCAAGGCGCGCGACTGGCAGCGCTTCCGCTCGCTGTTCTATCCGGGCGCGCAGATGGCGTCCGTCAATCGCACCAAGCCCGGCGGGCTCCCGGGTGTGTCCCCCATCACCCCGGACGACTACGTGGCCTGGGGCGAGACGTTCTTCAAGACGCACGGCTTCTTCGAGAAGGAGACGCACCGCCAGATGTATGGCTATGGCGACCTGGTCAACGTGCTGAGCGCGTACGAGGCCCGTGAGGCGCCGGAGGGCGCGGTGCTCACGAAGGGCGTCAACAACATCCAGCTCGTCTTCGACGGCCAGCGCTGGTGGGTGCTGCACATCTCCTGGACGGACGAGAAGGCCGCCGGCGCGCCCGTGCCCGCGACCTTCACGCGCAAGTAG